GGTTTGCGAAAGGCGTCCCCTCCGGGGCGCGGGGAGTCACGGTTCCCAGCGTGTGGGATTTGTGGTTTCCCGACTACGACGGCGTGGGGTGGTACTACCGCGAATTCGAGGTCGGCGAGGAATGGCGGGAGCGTTATGCTTCGCTGGAATTCGAGGCGGTAGACTATTTTGCGGAAGCATGGCTCAACGGGCAGCCTGTGGGTTCGCATGAGGGGGGGTACACGCCGTTCTCCCTTCCGGCCAGCAGTGCTCTGCGAATAGGAAAGAACCTGCTGGTTGTGCGTGTCGTCGACCCGCATGGCCCGAACGGCTACGGCGACTTTGGTCCGCAACAGATTCCCTGCGCCAAAGAACAGGGGTACTTTTCGTTTGCCGGCATCTGGGGCAGCGTCCGGCTGCTTGGGCGAAATCCAGCGCATATTACAGACGTGTTCCTCGAGCCCGACCCGCGCCGGAAACGGGTAACCGCCACGGTGACGGCGTCACAGCCCGGCAAGGTCCGTTTGACCGTTGCCGGCACCCCGTATCTCTCCGAAGGAGAGCCAGGCGCCCTTGTGGTCGATTTTCCGGATTTCGAATACTGGTCTCCGGAGAATCCCGCGCTTTACGAGATGCGCTGCCAGTTGCTGGACGACGGCCGAGTGGTGGATGAAACGGCCGTGCGTTTCGGCATGCGGGAGTTTACAGTAAAGGAAGGCCGCTTCTTCCTCAACAGTCAGCCCATATTTCTGAAGGGCGTCTTGCACCAACCGGATTATGCGCGCACGCTCGCGGGACCTGAGAGCGAGGAGCTGGCGCGCCGTGAACTCACCCTGGCGCGCGAGGCTGGCTTTAACATGGTGCGCATGCATATCAAGACCCCGCCGCGCGTATCGCTCGATATCGCCGACGAGCTGGGCCTGCTGGTCTACGAGGAGCCTCCGATCGGTTGGATAGCCAATTCGCGCTGGATGCGCGAGCGCTGCGAACGCGAAGTCCGGGAAATGGTCTTGCGCGATCGCAATCATCCCAGCGTAGTGATGTGGGGCATATTGAACGAATCAGGTAACGCGGGCTATCACGTCAACGGCGGCGCTCAACTGATCAAGGATGATTTGGCCAGACTCGCGCGCAGCCTAGATCCCAGCCGGGTAATCATCGACGACTCGGGGGGCATCAACAGCACTCGTGAGCCGTCGCGCCTGCTTCGGCCGTACCGCGACGAGTTTGAGGCCTACGACGACCTTCATATATATCAGCGGGCGCCGGTAGATCGCGAGATCGAGCTGTATTACGAGCATAATGGCGACCCGGACAAGCTGTACTTCCTCTCGGAATTCGGTTTCGGCGGCATGGAGGACTTGCCCGATGTTCTGGCGCAGTACGGGGCGGACGGCAATCATCTCAAGGATGCGCGACTCGTCCGCCAGATGATGGAAGCGGCCCGGGGCGGGTTCGAGAGCCGCGAGTTGGACCGGATCTTCGGGTCTTTCTCCGGGTTTGCCCAAGCGGCCCAGGAGCTTCAGTGCGACGCCGCGGAGCATCAAATCAATTCGCTGATGGCAAACCCGAAACTTGTGGGCTATTGCTACACCCAGCTCTGTGACGCGGGGCATGAATTCTGCGCCGGCGTACTGGACCGCTGGCGCCGCCCCAAACCTGTTATGGCGACGCTCAAGAACGTACAACAGGAAGTGCGCCCCCTGATCCGTGTCGAGCGGACGAATCTGGTCCCGCGCCAGGAAGTCAAGGTGCGCGTGCTGATGGTGAACCTGCCGCGTGTGGAAGGCCGGGCGGACCTTTCGCTCCAGGTTGTTGGTCCAACGAACCAAGTGCTCTGGAAGAAGAAGCGCAACATAAAACTGCCGCGCTCGGGCAAGGAACTGTGGAACGGCACCATATCCGCATCAGGTTCGCCGGGGGCGCACAAGTTCGTGGTCCGCCTTATGCAGGGCATGAAAATTCTGGGGGAGACGGCGCTCGAGTTCCACGTTTTTCCTCCAGCGGAACCTTGTACTGAGGAGGTCCACGTGGTCGATCCCTCCGGCGAATGGGAAAGCCTCGTATCGAACCTCGCAAGGCAAATCCGTCCGCGGGCCCCGGTGCACATCGTGCCGCCCCTGGCCAACACGATTCACGCCTATCCCGCCGAGGAACTGTGTTCCGTTCTGGGTGAGGTGCGCGAGGGAGCGGTTGCGCTGGTATTCGGCCCGCCCGATGACTGGAACGATTTCGCGCAACGATTGGAAGGCGATGTTTCAGCGACAAGCAAAGATGCTGTTGGCGCTTTTCTCGGCGTGTACCATTATGCAAAGCTGCACCCGGTCTTCGAGAAACTGCCTGCCCGGTGCCTGATGCGGCAGGCGTACCGCAATATTGTGCCGCCAAAAACATTTCTGGAAACCACGGATGAGGACATTTGCGGCTGTTTTGACACCGCGCCGATTGCCGCGGGCAATTACATGATGGAGGAGTCATCCTGGTGGGGAAACGACATCCTCGTGCGTCGTTTTGGGGCGGGCCGCCTCGTGTTCACTCATCTTCGCATCCTTGAGAACCTCGGATGGGACCCGGTGGCCGACCGCCTGTTCGTCAACCTGATCCGCCACTTCGTCCGGCGCAGTGTTCCGTCCTCGGAGCCATGCACGCTCCCCCGCGCCGCATACGACTGGCTGGCACGGCAACGCCAACAGGAAGTTCGTCATTGGAAAGTCCTGGGCATGTTCCCAAACTGGGGAGACGCCGGGCACGACCATGTCTATCCCCCGGAGCGCGAAATCGACTTTCGCGGGGACTACCTTGGGTGGTATAAACCGATCACGTGGCGTGACTGGTATTCGCATTCCCGGGATAAACACGTGGTGGACCTGCAGGCGGCGCTCACCCCCGTCTACGAGTATTATCCTCGATTTGATCACGGGACCGCCTATGCGTACGCGGAAGCCACGTGCGACGCGCGCCAGGAAGCGGTATTCCGTCTGAAGGTCCAGGATGCCACCAAGGTGTGGCTCAACGGAAACCTCGTGTTCGAAAAGCGGATTCACTTGCCTCATAAGGAGTTTGAAGAGTGCGAGACAGGGGTGTTGCTCCGCCAGGGCCGCAATACGCTACTCGTCAAGGTGTCGAAGGTCCCCGGCGAGTTCCGCTTCGGCCTCGACATCGAATCGGCCAAAGGCAGCCCTCTGGACTTCAAATGGTGGCGGTGATCGGGTCTTCCTGAAACTTGTGAGTGCGGCTAAGCGTCTGATTGTATGGAAATTAGCGCGGGTAGGGGTTCGCCGGATTGACAGGCTGAGGCGTTCGGTGGTAGGATCTAAAGCTAGCGGGTTGTTGTCTAAGTATTGGAGGGTCAACGGATTATGCAAATGGAAATTTCAGCGCGCCATATGGAGATTACGGATGCTCTCAGGTCCCACGTGACCACCCGGCTCGAGAAGCTTCGGGGTCATTTTGACCGCGTTCTCGACGCCAATGTGGTCCTCAGCGTGGAAAAGCATCGTCATGTGGCTGAAGTGACGCTCCGGGCCAATGGTATCCGCATTCACGGCAAAGAATCCTCGCCTGACATGTATTCCTCGGTTGATGCCGTTGTTGAAAAGTTGGAGAAGCAAATTCGCAAATACAGGGACCGGGTCAACCGGCATTCGCCGCGCAAGGGCGGAGAAGAGCTCGCCACTGAACTCGAGTTGTTCGATTTCGGCCAAATATCGGATGAAGAGGACAGCAATAGCGAACAGGCGGTACGGCACCGGATCATCCGTCGCGAGAAGCTGCCGATGAAACCCATGACCATCGAGGAAGCGTCGATGCAGCTGGAACTGGCCGAAGAGCCGTTTATCGTGTTCTCGAATGTCGAAACCCAGCAAATCAACGTGATATATGCCCGGAGCGATGGAACTTTCGGCTTGATCGAGCCTCAGTTCTAGGTTTCCGGGAGGTCTCGCGCGAAGACGGAGAGACAATGGACACCAAGAACCTCCCGATCAACCGAAAAGAGAGCATCGCTGTCGCACGCCTTATAGACCAGCTCACCGAATCCCTGGAGTTGGAACTGATCGGCGGGTTTCAAGGTATCGGGCGGCCTGTATTCATTTCAGACATCAATCGGCCCGGGCTCGCGCTCAGCGGGTATCTCGAGTACTTCGCCAACGACCGCATCCAGATTCTGGGCAACACCGAAATCCATTTCATGGAGAAGCTCTCGACCTCGGAGCTCGAACATCGCCTGGAAGCGATGTTTTCGTTCGAAATCCCGTCGTTTGTGTTATCGCGCAGTCTCCGCCCCCGGAATATCTTCCTCGACATGTGCAATCGACGGGGAATACCGGTCTTGCGCTCGCGTCGCAGCACCGACGAAGTCATCAGCAGCATCATTCTGTTTCTCGCCGAGGAATTCTCTCCGGAAACAGTCGTGCACGGGACTGCCGTCGACTGCTACGGTGTGGGCATCCTGATCACGGGAGCGCCGGGTATCGGGAAAAGCGAAACCGCGCTCGAGCTCATCGAACGAGGGCACCGCATGGTGGCGGACGACGTGGTGACCATGCGGCGCGGGCGCGAGGGCATCATTTTTGCCTTGGCGTCGCCCGTCATCGAGCACCACATGGAAATCCGCGGCGTGGGCATCATTGACATCAAGAGCGTCTACGGGGTGGGCTGCGTGCGCAACTCGAAACGCATCGGCCTCGTGGCGGAGCTCGAGATGTGGAATGAGCAAGCCCAATACGACCGGACGGGGCTTGTGGACGAGTATGTGGACATTTTGCGCACGCGGATTCCCTACCTGCTCATTCCGGTGCGGCCGGGCCGCAATATCGCGATCATCCTCGAGGTTGCTGCATTGAATCACCGCCTGAAAGAACTCGGGATTTATCCTGCGCAGCAACTCAATCAGAAGCTTTTGAATCTCATGAGCGCGGACGATGCCTAGCGGACGAAGATTCGTGCTGGTCACGGGGTTGTCTGGCGCCGGGCTGTCGCTGGCGCTGAGATTCCTCGAGGACGTGGGGTATTACTGCGTCGACAATCTTCCTGCATCGCTGCTTCCGACGTTTGCCGAACTGGTTCAGGGCAGCACGGAATCTACGCGGCGCAAGGTGGCGGTGTGTCTTGACGCGCGGGCGGGCGAAGGCCTTTCGCGGTTGCCGGGCTATGTCCAGGAAATCGAGGAAATGGGCATTCCGGTCGAGACCCTTTTTCTCGACAGCACCGACGAGGTTTTGATTCACCGCTATAGTGAGACGCGCAGGAGACACCCATGCTCGCCGGCGGGAAGCGTTGAAGAAGGCATTCAGCGCGAGCGTGAGCTGATGGCCCCGATGCGATCGCGGGCGGACCTCGTGATTGACACCAGTTCCACATCCGTGGCGGAGCTGCGCGAGCGCATCGCGTCCATGTTCGTAGGGCCCAGAGAAGCGCGAGGGCTGGTCATCACGGTGATGTCGTTCGGGTTCAAGAAAGGTGTTCCGCCGGAAGCCGACTTGGTATTTGACGTGCGGTTTCTCCCCAATCCGCACTATGACCCCGAGCTGGGGCCCAAGACGGGATGCGAGCCCGACGTGCATGATTTCGTGCTTGCCAACCCGGACGGCCGTGAATTCCTGGACCGCTTGAAAGGCCTGCTCAAGTTTCTGATACCGCGCTATGCGGCTGAACCCAAATCGTACCTTACGATCGGAGTGGGATGCACCGGCGGCCAACACCGTTCCGTGGCGGTCGCCCACGCTATCCTGGTTATGCTGCGCGAAATGAACTACGATGCGCGTTTGCGGCACCGGGAACTGCCTGGATAAGCGGCCCCGTCGTCATGGCATCGACCAATCCCGCCGGTTCCTGTATAAGTTTCTCTCGGGTTGGAACTTGGGCAACCGCGTGGTCTCGACATATCGCTCCTCACGGAACGCGGTTCAGAATGGCGTCTTTTGAAAAATGCCCACGCAATCCACTATATTTTATGCGCGCTCAACACAGTGGGTTCGAACGCATCAGGCAAGAGACATGGCCGAATCCAAGGTAGGTAAGATCATGTCCCCTGAGAGGCCATTCGCCTGACAGGCTTCCGGAGAAACCGCCGCGTTTTGATTGCACCGTTACGGACTTTAGGATAATGATAAATGCCGGACTTGACCGAACAAATGGTCATTGTGAACTCAATGGGGCTGCACGCGCGCCCCGCCGCAAAACTCGTGCAGACCGTCCTTCAATACGAGAGTGACGTGCAGATAAACGTAAATGGCCAAAGGGTCAACGCCAAGAGTATTATGGGATTGCTGACTCTTGCTGCAGCACAAGGGACCCAGATGATCGTGACGGCGCAAGGACCCGACGCCGAACAGGCGATTAACGCGGTGCGGCAGCTTGTGGCATCGGGTTTCGGGGAAGAGTGACCAGGTGGAGATTTCACTGCGCGGCATAGGAGTGTCACCCGGAATCGCTATTGGCCCCGTCTTGCCTTTTGGACTCACCGGCCTGGAAGTCCCCAAGTACCAGGTTGAAGACAAAGAGGCGGAACTGCGGCGGTTCCACGATGCGATGGAATGCGTGCGCGTCGACCTGCAACGTCTCCATCAGAAGACCGCCCAGGATCTCGGTCCCAAGCATGCGGAAATATTCGAGGCGCATTTGATGGTGCTCGATGACGTCACGTTCCATGAGGAAATCGAAAAGCGTTTACGCACCGAAGGCTGGAACGTTGAGCAGCTGGTCGAGGAATTCATTGGGCGCTACTCGCAGATGCTGGACTCGGTGGACGATGCGAAATTCCGGGAACGCACCCAGGATGTAGTGGATGTGTTGCGGCGTATTCAAGGGCGATTGCTGAAGGCCGAGATGGAAAGTCTCGAACACCTTGAGCATCCTTGCGTCGTTGTCGCCCACGACCTGTCGCCTTCGGACACAGCGAAGATGGACCTGGAAAACACGCTGGGGGTGGTGACCGACCTGAGCGGCCCGACGTCGCATACGGCTATCCTCGCGCGCGCCTTTGAAATCCCTGCCGTGGTGGCGCTGGGGACTGTAGGGACCCAGGCGCTCGCAGGAGACACCGTCATCGTAGACGGCGGCCACGGCGACGTCATTCTCAGGCCCACGGAAACAACCCTCGGGCGTTACGTGGCGGAGAAGAAACGCCTCGAAGAGGAACGCCAAGCCTTGCTGATGGCCGAGAAGGATATCCGCAGCGTTACTCTGGACGGTTTTGAGATC
This genomic stretch from Candidatus Hydrogenedentota bacterium harbors:
- the raiA gene encoding ribosome-associated translation inhibitor RaiA produces the protein MEISARHMEITDALRSHVTTRLEKLRGHFDRVLDANVVLSVEKHRHVAEVTLRANGIRIHGKESSPDMYSSVDAVVEKLEKQIRKYRDRVNRHSPRKGGEELATELELFDFGQISDEEDSNSEQAVRHRIIRREKLPMKPMTIEEASMQLELAEEPFIVFSNVETQQINVIYARSDGTFGLIEPQF
- the rapZ gene encoding RNase adapter RapZ, with the translated sequence MPSGRRFVLVTGLSGAGLSLALRFLEDVGYYCVDNLPASLLPTFAELVQGSTESTRRKVAVCLDARAGEGLSRLPGYVQEIEEMGIPVETLFLDSTDEVLIHRYSETRRRHPCSPAGSVEEGIQRERELMAPMRSRADLVIDTSSTSVAELRERIASMFVGPREARGLVITVMSFGFKKGVPPEADLVFDVRFLPNPHYDPELGPKTGCEPDVHDFVLANPDGREFLDRLKGLLKFLIPRYAAEPKSYLTIGVGCTGGQHRSVAVAHAILVMLREMNYDARLRHRELPG
- a CDS encoding HPr family phosphocarrier protein, with amino-acid sequence MPDLTEQMVIVNSMGLHARPAAKLVQTVLQYESDVQINVNGQRVNAKSIMGLLTLAAAQGTQMIVTAQGPDAEQAINAVRQLVASGFGEE
- a CDS encoding glycoside hydrolase family 2 TIM barrel-domain containing protein, encoding MDSIRLGVVLDGEWPLVLDPEDVGLNERWFAKGVPSGARGVTVPSVWDLWFPDYDGVGWYYREFEVGEEWRERYASLEFEAVDYFAEAWLNGQPVGSHEGGYTPFSLPASSALRIGKNLLVVRVVDPHGPNGYGDFGPQQIPCAKEQGYFSFAGIWGSVRLLGRNPAHITDVFLEPDPRRKRVTATVTASQPGKVRLTVAGTPYLSEGEPGALVVDFPDFEYWSPENPALYEMRCQLLDDGRVVDETAVRFGMREFTVKEGRFFLNSQPIFLKGVLHQPDYARTLAGPESEELARRELTLAREAGFNMVRMHIKTPPRVSLDIADELGLLVYEEPPIGWIANSRWMRERCEREVREMVLRDRNHPSVVMWGILNESGNAGYHVNGGAQLIKDDLARLARSLDPSRVIIDDSGGINSTREPSRLLRPYRDEFEAYDDLHIYQRAPVDREIELYYEHNGDPDKLYFLSEFGFGGMEDLPDVLAQYGADGNHLKDARLVRQMMEAARGGFESRELDRIFGSFSGFAQAAQELQCDAAEHQINSLMANPKLVGYCYTQLCDAGHEFCAGVLDRWRRPKPVMATLKNVQQEVRPLIRVERTNLVPRQEVKVRVLMVNLPRVEGRADLSLQVVGPTNQVLWKKKRNIKLPRSGKELWNGTISASGSPGAHKFVVRLMQGMKILGETALEFHVFPPAEPCTEEVHVVDPSGEWESLVSNLARQIRPRAPVHIVPPLANTIHAYPAEELCSVLGEVREGAVALVFGPPDDWNDFAQRLEGDVSATSKDAVGAFLGVYHYAKLHPVFEKLPARCLMRQAYRNIVPPKTFLETTDEDICGCFDTAPIAAGNYMMEESSWWGNDILVRRFGAGRLVFTHLRILENLGWDPVADRLFVNLIRHFVRRSVPSSEPCTLPRAAYDWLARQRQQEVRHWKVLGMFPNWGDAGHDHVYPPEREIDFRGDYLGWYKPITWRDWYSHSRDKHVVDLQAALTPVYEYYPRFDHGTAYAYAEATCDARQEAVFRLKVQDATKVWLNGNLVFEKRIHLPHKEFEECETGVLLRQGRNTLLVKVSKVPGEFRFGLDIESAKGSPLDFKWWR
- the hprK gene encoding HPr(Ser) kinase/phosphatase — protein: MDTKNLPINRKESIAVARLIDQLTESLELELIGGFQGIGRPVFISDINRPGLALSGYLEYFANDRIQILGNTEIHFMEKLSTSELEHRLEAMFSFEIPSFVLSRSLRPRNIFLDMCNRRGIPVLRSRRSTDEVISSIILFLAEEFSPETVVHGTAVDCYGVGILITGAPGIGKSETALELIERGHRMVADDVVTMRRGREGIIFALASPVIEHHMEIRGVGIIDIKSVYGVGCVRNSKRIGLVAELEMWNEQAQYDRTGLVDEYVDILRTRIPYLLIPVRPGRNIAIILEVAALNHRLKELGIYPAQQLNQKLLNLMSADDA